A stretch of the Desulfomonile tiedjei genome encodes the following:
- a CDS encoding sigma 54-interacting transcriptional regulator: MLKIPDLNEPSIDPLKYFPEGLRQYIKENGILREYPPNGVLMAPGDTGDTVRFLISGHATVIFREDGDRQIDVDDLKPGEMFGEISFLTGRPSPSDAELIADERCLVLEIPAQSFEKILQENHEFTLTLVRSLARKITRLDRDIYKSKQQRRALQSLISREDHIFPDYVIGDYVRRNLATRLQEMAETDGPVLIIGETGVGKEVLAHAIFRMSHQYKAVFLLLDMLRVRSEDNFGAPEPAVSTEEQSPTEEQMRLFFGSREKTAENSHNETAGYIELTEDGTLLVRAVEQLTPLMQEKLLDAVRTGTFRRYGGSGEKQAKIRLIATTNLDSSEISPEMHPLMHGLLDRSIVIPPLRKRRREIPSVVKHYLAKYAQELRKDVPDVPKETLNTLIQYSWPGNDVELSTTLKRAVLVSEGGALKPHDIYFDLKRVEGQGKFNLLRMPAAKQAILSPLFPAIFQSAVTPFFFILLVLLFLGPADLMRNPAALFSWAVGWPTIMIGAFFWARFWCSLCPIGTLSQLAKKVIALEKPFPTFLKNHSDLIIAAAVLGIIWLETATDIRHSPFNVGLLLMTMLTSAVVISVIYERLSWCRYLCGLGGMISVLAKGSIIELRADRNVCISQCTSNECYVGTSTREGCPFGQVGPKLHSNRFCKLCGSCVKNCPHSAINLNLRIPGKEIWEMRHTNMWTAFLIIGMLGGLLSELVHKMPVYNWLTAPWPFPEIVKFTIVFAAVLLIVNILLALATGFSRRVYDDTFEENYSRYGLALLPLTLAAFIAFHIYYLINLGVQLPILISETFQFEIFRQLIITVPPAVTLFIQQLLIWIGLLWSLMIIYRLGRSSHERLFPALEGMLPHAALCIGLAMTLLDAIKAFFYPEMIG; the protein is encoded by the coding sequence ATGTTGAAAATACCGGACCTGAACGAGCCAAGCATTGATCCTCTGAAGTACTTCCCGGAAGGTCTGCGCCAATATATCAAGGAAAACGGTATATTACGCGAGTACCCGCCCAACGGGGTGCTGATGGCGCCGGGGGACACCGGCGATACGGTCCGGTTTCTGATTTCAGGGCATGCGACAGTGATTTTCCGTGAAGACGGGGATCGCCAGATCGATGTAGACGACCTTAAACCCGGTGAGATGTTTGGAGAGATCAGCTTCCTCACGGGGCGGCCTTCGCCTTCCGATGCCGAGCTTATCGCGGATGAAAGGTGCCTGGTCCTGGAAATACCCGCGCAATCCTTTGAAAAAATCCTTCAGGAAAACCACGAATTCACCCTGACTCTTGTGAGAAGCCTGGCGCGAAAGATAACTCGCCTCGATCGCGACATTTACAAGAGCAAACAGCAGCGCCGCGCTCTTCAGTCTTTGATCAGCCGGGAAGATCACATTTTTCCCGACTATGTCATAGGGGATTATGTTCGCCGGAATCTTGCGACACGATTGCAGGAAATGGCCGAGACCGACGGACCTGTCCTGATAATCGGGGAAACCGGTGTGGGTAAGGAGGTGCTGGCCCACGCAATATTCCGGATGAGCCATCAGTACAAGGCGGTCTTTCTTTTGCTGGACATGCTGAGAGTGCGTTCGGAGGACAATTTTGGAGCGCCGGAACCTGCCGTTTCCACCGAGGAACAGAGCCCTACCGAAGAGCAGATGCGTCTGTTCTTCGGGTCAAGGGAGAAAACCGCTGAAAACTCCCACAACGAAACCGCGGGTTACATCGAGTTGACGGAAGACGGCACTCTGCTTGTCAGGGCCGTTGAACAGCTCACCCCCTTAATGCAGGAAAAACTGCTCGACGCGGTCCGAACAGGGACATTCAGGCGTTACGGCGGTAGCGGTGAAAAGCAGGCAAAGATCCGTCTCATCGCCACCACAAACCTGGATTCTTCGGAAATATCTCCCGAAATGCACCCCCTGATGCACGGCCTGTTGGACCGCTCCATAGTTATCCCTCCGCTGAGAAAGCGCCGCCGAGAAATCCCCTCAGTAGTTAAGCATTACCTGGCCAAGTACGCACAGGAACTTCGAAAGGACGTTCCCGACGTCCCAAAAGAAACGCTCAACACCTTGATCCAGTACTCCTGGCCCGGAAATGACGTGGAACTGTCAACTACTCTCAAACGGGCCGTCCTCGTATCCGAAGGTGGGGCCCTCAAACCTCATGACATCTATTTTGACCTGAAAAGAGTGGAAGGGCAGGGGAAGTTCAACCTGCTGAGGATGCCCGCGGCGAAGCAAGCAATCCTGAGCCCGCTCTTTCCTGCAATTTTCCAGAGCGCGGTGACTCCATTCTTCTTTATACTTCTGGTACTACTTTTCCTCGGACCTGCGGACCTCATGAGGAACCCTGCGGCGCTCTTTAGCTGGGCTGTCGGGTGGCCGACTATCATGATAGGGGCATTCTTCTGGGCGAGGTTCTGGTGTTCCTTGTGTCCTATCGGCACCCTTAGCCAGTTGGCCAAGAAGGTGATCGCGCTGGAAAAGCCGTTCCCGACGTTTTTGAAAAACCACAGCGATTTGATCATTGCGGCTGCTGTCTTGGGCATTATCTGGCTGGAAACTGCAACCGATATAAGGCACTCCCCTTTTAACGTGGGCCTGTTGCTGATGACCATGCTTACGTCCGCGGTGGTGATTTCCGTCATTTACGAACGGCTATCCTGGTGTCGCTACCTTTGCGGTCTTGGCGGGATGATCAGCGTGCTGGCCAAAGGTTCGATAATTGAATTGCGCGCTGATCGCAACGTGTGCATCTCCCAGTGCACGTCCAATGAATGCTACGTGGGCACAAGTACCAGGGAAGGTTGTCCGTTCGGGCAAGTAGGCCCGAAACTGCACAGCAATCGCTTCTGCAAGCTGTGCGGATCATGCGTCAAGAATTGCCCGCACAGCGCGATCAATCTCAATCTTCGAATCCCCGGCAAAGAGATCTGGGAAATGCGCCACACCAACATGTGGACTGCATTTCTGATCATCGGCATGCTCGGCGGCCTCCTGAGTGAATTGGTGCACAAGATGCCGGTCTACAACTGGTTGACGGCTCCCTGGCCTTTTCCCGAAATCGTCAAATTCACGATAGTCTTCGCGGCAGTGCTGTTGATAGTCAATATTCTCTTGGCCCTTGCTACAGGCTTCTCGCGCAGGGTCTATGACGACACTTTCGAGGAGAACTATTCACGCTACGGGCTTGCGCTGCTGCCTCTGACGTTGGCCGCGTTTATAGCGTTTCATATCTACTATCTGATCAACTTGGGCGTTCAATTGCCCATCCTTATAAGCGAAACTTTCCAGTTTGAGATATTCCGCCAACTGATCATCACGGTTCCGCCCGCGGTCACGCTGTTTATTCAACAACTGCTTATTTGGATAGGACTGCTCTGGAGCTTGATGATAATTTACCGGCTCGGGCGTTCGAGCCACGAGAGGCTGTTTCCTGCATTGGAAGGAATGCTTCCGCATGCGGCCTTGTGCATTGGATTGGCAATGACTCTGCTCGATGCCATCAAGGCCTTCTTTTATCCTGAAATGATTGGCTGA
- a CDS encoding cupin domain-containing protein has translation MIAMKTNDVEEVKVGSVNYKGQTSEAKDVGVRWLSRVDQDSAGGPAYGLRLFTVGPGGEIPTHDHAYVQTMYIVSGEFECWELNTDTGQAIKKICGPGDMVYVPSMEPHGMRNISNTQSGQFLCCICTLDAPQVCPG, from the coding sequence ATGATCGCTATGAAAACCAATGACGTGGAAGAAGTGAAAGTGGGATCGGTCAACTATAAAGGCCAGACTTCCGAAGCCAAGGACGTAGGTGTTCGCTGGCTTTCAAGAGTCGACCAGGACTCGGCAGGAGGCCCGGCCTATGGGCTGAGATTGTTCACCGTTGGACCGGGAGGCGAAATCCCGACCCACGATCATGCCTACGTTCAGACCATGTACATTGTCTCAGGGGAATTCGAGTGCTGGGAACTGAATACTGATACGGGCCAAGCCATCAAGAAGATCTGCGGACCCGGCGACATGGTCTATGTGCCCAGCATGGAGCCCCACGGCATGCGCAACATCAGCAACACCCAATCCGGGCAATTCCTCTGCTGCATCTGTACTCTGGATGCTCCGCAGGTGTGTCCCGGATGA
- a CDS encoding multidrug efflux SMR transporter, with translation MKPWMFLITAIVLEVSGTTSMKLSEGFTKFWPSILIFVFYALSFIALTFCVKQMQISIAYAVWSGLGTFLIAIIGVAFFKEPMPVVKMLSLVLIIAGVLGVNLSGPGE, from the coding sequence ATGAAACCCTGGATGTTTCTTATTACAGCCATAGTCTTGGAAGTATCGGGGACCACCTCGATGAAGCTTTCCGAAGGATTCACTAAATTCTGGCCCTCGATTCTGATATTCGTCTTCTATGCGCTCTCGTTCATTGCTTTGACCTTCTGCGTAAAACAGATGCAAATAAGCATTGCCTACGCTGTTTGGTCGGGTCTGGGCACGTTCCTGATTGCGATAATCGGGGTAGCTTTTTTCAAAGAGCCTATGCCCGTTGTCAAGATGCTGTCGCTGGTTCTGATAATTGCAGGTGTCCTTGGGGTAAATCTTTCCGGGCCTGGTGAATAG
- a CDS encoding amphi-Trp domain-containing protein — translation MGEDKGFKPTENIGREGRDEGSDELTNRKVEHESRLDFQMAVDYLQQVLETARSGNLLVEADGKSVNLAPTGGVDLEIKAKDKHGRQSLAFELTWENKPEAATQAEEVVGGDIRGDVCVANRVSSMEQEAGDYDDLERRFEQELFGGCGCVAIPGS, via the coding sequence ATGGGCGAGGACAAAGGTTTCAAACCAACGGAGAATATTGGACGCGAGGGGCGTGACGAAGGGAGCGACGAATTGACCAACCGCAAAGTCGAACATGAATCCAGACTCGATTTTCAAATGGCGGTGGATTACCTGCAACAGGTCTTGGAGACCGCGCGATCGGGCAATTTGCTGGTCGAGGCGGACGGCAAATCGGTGAATCTCGCTCCTACAGGTGGGGTTGATCTGGAGATCAAGGCCAAGGACAAGCATGGGAGGCAAAGCCTGGCCTTTGAGCTAACTTGGGAAAATAAGCCCGAGGCGGCGACGCAGGCTGAGGAAGTCGTTGGGGGAGACATCCGAGGAGATGTATGTGTCGCAAACCGGGTAAGCAGTATGGAGCAAGAGGCCGGAGATTACGACGACTTGGAAAGACGCTTCGAGCAGGAACTCTTTGGTGGTTGCGGTTGCGTCGCGATTCCCGGTTCGTGA
- a CDS encoding NupC/NupG family nucleoside CNT transporter, translated as MPPRLMSVIGIGLIVGICFLVSRDRRKINWILLLWGLALQYCFAVLMLKAYPQAIFAGAQSLFDGISAFSSQGAKFLFGSLAEHQDFVMLTMAAVIIFVSSVMAVLNYLRVLPAVIYVLARGMQRTMRTSGAETLSAVMQIFMGIEAVTGLKPVIGRMTTSELFTVMTCFMANLAGSVMAVYVGVFGANPGYILAASVMSAPAALAFSKMMIPETGTPETGDRIEWKVLIPGDRGIVEAAASGAMDGLKLAAGIAAILLAFVSIIHMMNAFLAVLGTSFEQLGGYLFAPVAYVLGVPWEDCEKAGNLLALKTVFNEWLAYSRMKEMIAANELSPRAVMILTYALCNFANFGSMAILIGGMSALAPERREEIVGMALRSLFCGLLAGFCTAAVAGTLSDY; from the coding sequence ATGCCGCCAAGACTCATGAGCGTCATCGGGATAGGGTTGATCGTGGGGATTTGTTTTCTCGTGTCACGCGATCGGCGCAAGATAAATTGGATTCTGCTGCTGTGGGGGTTGGCCTTGCAGTACTGTTTTGCCGTACTGATGCTGAAAGCCTACCCCCAGGCCATATTTGCCGGAGCGCAATCTCTGTTTGACGGCATTTCCGCTTTCTCGTCACAGGGGGCCAAATTTCTTTTTGGCTCGCTTGCCGAGCATCAGGACTTCGTGATGTTGACCATGGCCGCGGTCATAATTTTCGTAAGTTCCGTTATGGCCGTGCTGAATTATCTCCGGGTCCTTCCTGCTGTGATTTATGTCCTGGCGCGTGGCATGCAACGGACAATGCGCACATCCGGCGCTGAGACGCTTTCCGCGGTGATGCAGATTTTCATGGGCATCGAAGCGGTGACAGGGCTGAAGCCGGTAATAGGGCGCATGACCACCTCGGAGCTTTTTACGGTCATGACCTGTTTTATGGCCAACCTTGCAGGCTCGGTTATGGCCGTGTATGTCGGGGTTTTTGGCGCGAACCCGGGCTACATACTGGCTGCAAGCGTCATGAGCGCGCCAGCGGCTTTGGCCTTCTCCAAGATGATGATCCCGGAAACCGGGACCCCCGAAACAGGGGACAGAATCGAATGGAAAGTCCTCATCCCTGGGGATCGCGGGATTGTTGAGGCCGCGGCCAGTGGAGCGATGGACGGCCTGAAACTGGCCGCCGGGATAGCGGCCATATTGCTGGCTTTCGTATCCATCATCCACATGATGAATGCATTCTTGGCAGTTCTCGGGACCTCATTTGAGCAACTGGGCGGTTACCTGTTCGCGCCGGTGGCATATGTGCTCGGCGTGCCGTGGGAGGACTGCGAGAAAGCGGGCAATTTGCTTGCCCTAAAGACCGTTTTCAACGAGTGGCTGGCCTACAGCCGCATGAAGGAGATGATTGCGGCAAACGAACTTTCACCACGGGCAGTGATGATCCTCACTTACGCTCTCTGCAACTTCGCTAATTTCGGGAGCATGGCCATTCTCATCGGTGGCATGTCCGCTCTGGCTCCGGAACGCAGGGAAGAAATAGTGGGGATGGCGTTAAGATCGCTATTCTGCGGCCTGTTGGCAGGCTTCTGCACCGCCGCGGTAGCGGGCACGCTGAGCGACTATTGA
- a CDS encoding radical SAM protein translates to MTDRIPSYLPTKFKRIHLELTNRCNFSCVFCPDGVMTRPRGVMEEELARSALNQIAQLDLAEKVTFHVMGEPLLHPRFFQILDFAKELSLPVGLTTNGALLSSETIDKLARQDLHQVDISLQTPDAASFLATRGTRIDFDNYRARLLDLLAACEARPSPPIFKIRIMTTRFAGKMREQLGIPDFMGDADTLRKTILEWTDLIYKRLNRTPVDRAKLQNKISRIGIHAWNVIEISPNIFIETYVLTDWGNALSQERIVEAGHGYCFGMRDHFAILYSGDVVLCCVDFDGKTSVGNIKNTSLLEILKSPELEKIMRGFRTGKLVHAHCRLCLGSATRASSWIKPAASFMGLKILKPLFYRKHKLFD, encoded by the coding sequence GTGACCGACCGTATACCTTCATACCTGCCCACAAAATTCAAGCGTATTCATCTGGAACTTACCAACAGATGCAATTTCTCGTGCGTGTTTTGCCCTGACGGTGTGATGACCCGTCCCCGCGGGGTGATGGAAGAGGAGTTGGCACGGTCTGCCTTAAATCAAATCGCACAGCTCGATCTTGCTGAAAAAGTCACCTTTCACGTCATGGGGGAGCCGCTTCTCCACCCACGCTTCTTCCAGATACTGGATTTCGCCAAAGAACTGAGCCTGCCTGTAGGCCTCACGACCAACGGGGCCCTGCTGTCTTCGGAAACGATTGACAAGCTCGCCAGGCAGGACCTGCACCAGGTGGATATTTCCCTTCAAACTCCCGATGCGGCCAGCTTCCTGGCCACAAGAGGCACTCGCATCGATTTTGACAACTATAGGGCCAGGCTCCTGGATCTTCTGGCCGCGTGTGAAGCAAGGCCTTCACCACCCATATTCAAGATCCGAATTATGACCACCCGGTTTGCCGGAAAGATGAGAGAACAGCTCGGCATCCCCGACTTCATGGGCGACGCCGACACTTTACGCAAGACCATTCTCGAATGGACCGACCTGATCTACAAACGCCTGAATCGCACTCCTGTCGACCGAGCCAAACTACAAAACAAGATAAGCAGAATCGGAATTCATGCCTGGAACGTAATCGAAATAAGCCCCAATATCTTTATTGAGACCTATGTTCTGACTGATTGGGGGAACGCGTTGAGCCAAGAACGGATCGTGGAGGCAGGGCACGGGTATTGCTTTGGAATGAGAGATCACTTTGCCATTCTATACTCCGGGGATGTGGTTTTGTGTTGCGTGGATTTCGACGGAAAAACCTCTGTGGGAAACATTAAAAATACCAGCCTGTTGGAAATACTGAAGAGCCCCGAACTCGAAAAAATTATGCGGGGATTCCGGACGGGAAAACTGGTTCACGCGCATTGTCGCCTTTGCCTCGGGAGCGCGACCCGCGCGAGTTCGTGGATCAAGCCGGCTGCGTCCTTCATGGGTCTGAAAATATTGAAGCCGTTGTTCTATAGAAAGCACAAGCTGTTCGACTGA